The DNA sequence CTCGGAGCAGGAGCACTTTACCCCAGCCTCGCATGGGCTGGAAGCGCTATGGAAAGAGTATGGATGTAGGACAGGCGGTTGGGGGCAAATGGAGATGCATTTTGCATCTCCGTCAAACAGCTCCCCTGCACTGATTTTCTGACAGAGACTGGGACTGACTGCAGGAGGGgccaaggtaggtgaggtaacatcttttattggacccatttCCGTTGGCGGAAGGTGCAAGCTTTTGTACTGCACGTCCGCTGCAGTCAGGACTTTGCAGCCGAAGGGAAGGTCCCCACGGTACTGAGCCTTTGAAGGTGGGATTCACATCACGCCCCAGCTCCCAACACCAACTAAACCTCTCTCCTTTGGAAACGTCGACATCAACATGATACAACAGCTGGAAGAAGTTCCTTCAGACTGTTAAAGGGCCCACTAAGTAAAGGCGGTTGAGAGTGCAGGTGCTGAAATTCCTCATTAGTCTTAGCTGGATTTCAGACTTAATGGAATACTGTCAGGTTAAAAATCCTATTTTAAACCATGAAGTGTCCTTAGGTTACTGCAATCACTGTGTGCGCGCACgcattggggcggggggggggggggaggaatcatcaatttcagttttgtttctagGCAGTTTCCTTTCCTGGTTTTCATACACTGGCACAGTGCTGCATTGTTTGGTttgcagatgctgcagaggaatgtgGATTTGGAATTAAAATAAAGTTCATGGAAACAGTTccataaaaaaaaacttgtttttacAAAATCTTATTCTCAGCCAAAGTTGCCCTCGCAGGGTCCACCTGGAAACGGACAGAGACACTTGAAAGATCTCAtgctagctgatttttttttttaagtttctcagAATGGTTAGAACATTATTAAtctactgctccccctccccccgcacagttttaaagtaatttttgagATAAATACTGAAAAGGAGTGATTGTTTTGTCCTTACTTACCAATTCTAAAAAGCCTTAAGCACATACTTTCAGCAcaggaatagtcccactgaaatcaattttcCATTACCAATATTCTGTGTgagttattttaaattaaagtattttttttagtACGCCAAactggacttttttttaaagcaacaagtGCTCCTAGACTGATAACGTTTACAGCACGGGCTGAATGTTGACAGCCACTTTAACCtctgaaaagcagcatttcagatgGAAATACCAGCAGCACTTGGAGTACAGCGCTGCTGCTCCGACCGCAGTGCTAATgcccttctctccctctcatgCAAAAATATACTTTTCATAATGTTCAGCTGACCACTCTATTGTTCTACAGGGAGACCTTGACAGAACAGTCTCCTAAATTGATCCTGGTTCAAAATAGAAACACTTCAAAGCCTGCTAAATAAAATGTTACCTCTTACAAAGGGACATTTGGAGGCATTATGAATGGGAGACGGGGCTTGAACCAAAAATTCACATCTTGAGCTTTGGATCCACATCCCAACTTTGTAACTCAGACCCACATCTACTGTTAACTTGCATTAGGCTGGGCCCCCAAGACATCCTCCTTACCCACAGACAATCTAGCAGAATCTTTGTGCTCTTTGCTAACATCTCACCTTGTTCCTTGCAGACTCTTGGCTTCCGCCCCCTCCCAGTTGAGTGAAGACCTTCCAAGCGACTTGCAGTCCTTGTCATGGCTGACCTCTGTTGATGTTCCTCGCTTACAACAGATGGCTAGTGGAAGAATGGACTTCAGCATCAGCTCTCAGGAGTCAATGCTGCAGCAGACAGGTAACTTGCCCTGCTGTTAAaatgacaaataataataataaagagacAAAATGCTCTGCAACTAGCTTTCTTGTTTGTAACTTTTCACAGTTTAAGTACAGTAGATTTCACTCTCTGCCAGAAGCACTACATCCTATTGCCTTCTGTGACAAGAGATAccccctatatatatatacatttttttactAAGATGCAGTGTGTACTAGGGGTTAGAACAAAGATTGAAGAATTTGGACTTGACTTTATGCCTAGCTCAGtctcattgtgtgaccttggtgCAAGGACTTCGTTTTCAGTTCTCAGTATCTCTGGAAATGGTCATttatctctgtgcctttgtttcaaCATCActaaagagaaaatatttacTGGTCCTGCAGCTGTGCACTTCATATAGCCTCTCAGTTAATGGTCACCAAACTTCTCCTTAGTCTCAACATTACATCAGCAAACATGCCTATTTGTGTTCACTTTATGGAGCAATTTATGCCATTAGATTATAAAACCGTTTGGGGCAAAGATTTTAATTCAGTATAATTTACCCTTTGTAAAATGCCACTTACATTAATGACGCTACAAAATCATTAGAGAGCTGTCGCCTaacaccccagcagcagctgctctcagtGGCGGCCGATGTCACTCttgcagtttgcagtgtgttttGAGTTCAGTCTTATTTCCATGGAGCCTAATCAGAGTTgaaataaggctttaaaaataaatagcaacTAAGTTTTCAGAGATGTAGTTTTGTGTGGGTGCATTCATCATATGTGCTTTTTCATGAATAGGTCCTGTGTCAGGTAATATGCATGCAACAGGTGCTCCCGGAGCAATGATTCAGGTGCAGGCCAGTCTGCCACAGGGAATTCTGGGACTGAATACTATTACATCGCATGGAGCAAACGTAAGAGCTGACCTGAGGGGGTTAATGGTCATTGCAATATTTCCCAAGGAAAGATGTCTGACTATAGGGCCGACACTTTTGTCTTTTCATCCCAATAGATGAGCCAGTACACAGTCGGAGGGCAGCCATCTCCTAGTTTACAGTCACAGCACCCGCTTTACCCCGTGCCTCATTCACAGCGAGTGTTTGCCATCGCACAGAATGCGCAACAGGTACTATTATTTGCTGTGCGGCCTGCGTCTCAGAGTAGCTGTACAGACCAGATTTGCAGTCTCTTACACAGACCTACAGATATTCTGCACCAAAGTAAACAGCTGAGCTAAAATCGCCTTGAATCCCCCTAACCTAATCTCTGTGCATGTGCCTTTTAGAGTCAAATTCTAAAATGCCAATTCTAGGAACCCTTCACAAGGAAAACACCACTGCCTCCCCTACCACTGGTGACATGCCATAGAACCTCAGCATTGGGAGTGTTCGCTTTCCAGAACCAGTAATCAGCTGCTTATTCCAACTAGGTTATCACTACACAGTCCCCCCCAAATTGGAAGAAAACTTATTCTATTTGTGTGTCATTttatagggggagggatagctcagtggtttgagcattggcctgctaaacccagggttatgagctcaatccttgagggggccatttagggatctgcggcaaaaatcagtacttggtcctgctagtgaaggcagggggctggactcaatgaccttttggggtcccttccagttctaggagataggtatatctccatatattattattaccaACCCTCAGTCAGCTTCCTGACAACTCTGCTCACTGAAACAGCAATGCCCAGGGTCTGGAAGAGTACCCCACCAGTCCACAGCTGCAGCTTTTGGGGAGGGCCATCACGCCCTTTCCCCTCGTGTCTCTCCGAGAGGCCCAGGACAGAGTGGAAACAGAGAGACCTGCTCTCATTCCATCCCTCTCCTCAGTTCAGATCTGCTTGGCAGCCAGGAGCAGACTGCACCAGCACAACTCATCCAGTTCTACtgtggatatttaaaaaaaacaaaaacaaaaaacccaaaacaaaacaacccacctTAGTCAGTCTCCAGAGCTTCAGGACAGTATTTTACCAATGCTAGATTACTCAAAAATGTGATGCACCTGAGGTGGCAGGGACAGCCTGGGATGGAGCTGTGACAATGTCACAAATTACAAACAAATTATTTGATAATAGCATTCAGATGAGCAAGAGCCTTGTGTGCTACTGTATAGTGAACCGGAACTGGGAAGCTTTCAGTATGTTCATTTTAATGATGTCCTGTAATTTGGTGTCTGAATCAATTAGAGTCTAAACGGCATAGAAAGTGTCTCCCTTGCAAAAGAGGAAGAGGGTTTGCACGGGGCGGGGGATTTCATTATGAGAAAGGATGGAACTAGTTTCAAACTCTGTGTCCTTTAGTCCGCACTTGGCTTCACCAACTGTGAGATTGGTTAGAATCTCCCATCTCTTCAAAGCACAGGAGCTTGTTTGAGGAAGTCTTTCCTTTGTACCTGTACTGTTTGGAATGTGATCTTTTTGGGCAGCTTTTGTTTCTCATCAGTACAAAGCCAGAAATAACacacacgagagagagagagagagagagagagagagtgtgtgtgtgtgtgtgtgagtgtgtaatGCTGATTCTTTTGACAGTTTTCCCTCTTTCTTCTGAATACAGTGTAACTCAGCAGCAATATACAATGCATCCTATGGACCCCATCCTCAATATTCTCAACCTCGCCTTGCCCCTCACACTGCTCAGGAAGTCCATCCAAAACATTATCCCAAGCCAATCTACTCCTACAGGTGAGTGGAGAACAAGCTGGGCTATTGCTCCCAGCCTGCATTTGGCTTGGTTATAAATGTATCATACTTGGCACAGCAAAAGCTCCATTTCCTTTCCCAGCACAAACACGATTTACTTTTCCCATGGTCTTGACAGAAGCCTTCTCTGGAGAGGCAAATCCACATcactcctccaacagcactctgCTGTTCTGTCCAGGTTGCTAGTGTAGTTAATAACAGTGGAAAGACCTTGACAAGTTAATCCCCTTCCAGCAGAACAGAGGTGGAGTAACAGTGCCAAAGAGCTTGGTTCTCAAGATTTCATTATCTCTTTTGGACCCTTAAACACGGAAGCTGGGTAATGTTAGTGTAGAGCTGATGAGACCCCGAGTGCAGTGGGAAGTGACTGTTCACACGGGCAAAGGTGGGTGTCAGGTTGCTAGGTAAAGAGGAGGAGATTATGGGCCAACACGCACAGTCTGAAGCGGGAGCCGGCTTTTatcttctctctttcttccaGCTGCTTGATTGCAATGGCATTAAAGAACAGTAAAACAGGTAGCCTCCCAGTGAGTGAGATCTATGGCTTCATGAAGGAGCACTTCCCCTACTTTAAGGTAAGGAATCAATAAGCTTTTACGACGGAAGGGAACAAAACAGGCCTAGCCACTTGCCATTGCATTCGATCCGTAGCATCTCAACACACTGTGTACCAAAAACAACCACCCCAGACACCCACGCGTCTCCCCTGCTTTACCCTGGCTGCATTTTAATTCCAGAGTCACACTATGTCTAGGGGAGCTGGCTATTTATGCATAAGCCTCTGGGCATAAACAGAGAAAACAGCCTGCCCACAATAGGTGGCACCATGACCTCATCCTCCTTCCATCCCCTCCTTGGGCTGTCCCCAAAAGGAAGAACACCCTGGTCGCCAAGAGAAGGTGGCCTCAAGAAACACCATCCCTAGTAGCCTTGAAGCCTCCCTCGGATCTTCCTAGGTTTTTACATGGGGTCTATTGCTGTGACATCTAAGGGCTGGTATCTCCTGCCTACCCTCAAACAAACTCTGTCCAGTTCCACAAACTCTGCCCTGGGCAGacccatgcatgtagcaagttcCACAGCCAATTGTCTTCCCCTGAAAATATCCTGCTGCCTCCAGGCCTCCACAGATCAAGTATAGGGTCTGTCAACAGCACAGCCTCAGCTGAGTGCACCTGACATAAGGGTAGAGGGCCTAGGGAGAGGGGCTGTCTCAGAGGTAAGTTGGACCCAAAACTGCTTTATTTACATTGACACCAAGGCCTTGAACTGTGCTTGGAAGCTAGTGCAGCCCAGAGCCTTGTGACATACAAAAACGTGCAGCATAAGGAGGCCGGGTGTGATATGCTGAAAGCTACTTGTGTTGCTAAGCGGGTGGGCAAGCTGCTGTGATCTGCGGGGCCTGAGAGAGTCCCCCATGGAGAATTCACAGTCCATCCACCTGACGGCTCTCCTCACCGCAGTAGCTTATTTGAATAACAAACTTCTGCCCTCCAGACAGCGCCCGATGGTTGGAAGAACTCTGTGCGCCATAACCTCTCCCTGAACAAGTGCTTTGAGAAAGTGGAGAATAAAATGAGTGGCACCTCACGCAAAGGCTGTCTGTGGGCCCTCAACCCTGCCAAGATTGACAAGATGGAAGAAGAGAtgcagaaatggaagaggaagGACTTGGCCGCTATTCACAGGAGCATGGCCAATCCAGGTAGACTGTGTAGAAGAGTCACAGTAAACGGTTTGACCAGTCGCACATAAATTGTTATAGTTATCCAGAGCAGGGCTTGGGAAAGGAGGGAAAACGTTTCAGAGGACAGAGTCACTCTCTGGGGCTTGTTGCTCTTCTGGCACACTCCAGGAGTGTTTATTATTGGCCTAAAACCAAACAGGTTTCTCAGGATTCTAGCATAAAAACACAGGCCTGGGTTTGCTGGACTAGTGCCTTCTATGTGAAATAGTCAGTGCTGGCATTGGAACTGAGTCACGGGAGCACAGGAGAGGCAGAGAATTTTTGTTAATGTATTTTTTGATTCAGGACTTTATCCTAAAGTTTGCCTGCTTGGTGTGCTTCCTAAATTCCCCTGCCTCtgacccttccaaccctgatccaaccccgccccccccaggcaCTGACTCATGttcccagctgctgcctctccctgcccttcGCTATCTGATCATCACTCCTCTCGCCTCTCCTCGGAGCGTCGTCTAGTGATTAATGCTTGGCAATGAAAGCCAGAACTCCTGTCTTTTATATCCTGCTTTGCCTCTAACATGGTGAGATTTGGGGCAAACGAGACTTCAGCTCCCTTGGCTCTCGGactactcatctgtaaaatgggtgtgcTCCCTTCCACCTAGCAGAATGGGTGGGAGGCGGAATTCATGCTGTACAAGGCTTTGAGATCATCTGGTGGAAGATGTTAAATTATCAACAACATTTTCTATTCTAAGCCCTGACTCCCATTTTCACAAGATACTCCAGTCACTTTTATCTTGAGACAGTAACCATTCATCTTAATAGGGCATGCCAGCTCTTTCAGACTCACATCAGACCCAAGATAATTATCTTCTGTCCCAGTCTTTAGACATTCTAAACAAGTTCCGCTGCCTCTGATGGTCAGTGCTATAGAGCATTGCATTTTAAACACCACATTTCATGCCTATTATTTTGCAGAATTATTGAGGTTTTTATTCATGCTCCAAGATTTCCCCATTTTTATAACAAGCAGCGTATCTGTTAAGCTCTTAGTAGCACGGCAGTGGCTGAAACCAAacctgagctttcctgggaaatcTGGAACGTGTGATCAGAATGACATAACGTTTTATTTTTGACTGAagagtttaaaaacaaagtagTATTGAAGCTATCATGTGGCTGTCCTTAAAACATACTTAAGATGTAAA is a window from the Gopherus evgoodei ecotype Sinaloan lineage chromosome 13, rGopEvg1_v1.p, whole genome shotgun sequence genome containing:
- the FOXN4 gene encoding forkhead box protein N4 isoform X3; the protein is MASGRMDFSISSQESMLQQTGPVSGNMHATGAPGAMIQVQASLPQGILGLNTITSHGANMSQYTVGGQPSPSLQSQHPLYPVPHSQRVFAIAQNAQQCNSAAIYNASYGPHPQYSQPRLAPHTAQEVHPKHYPKPIYSYSCLIAMALKNSKTGSLPVSEIYGFMKEHFPYFKTAPDGWKNSVRHNLSLNKCFEKVENKMSGTSRKGCLWALNPAKIDKMEEEMQKWKRKDLAAIHRSMANPEELDKLITDRPENCRRSSKLAESEVSTLTHMTAAQGRISISKLQPQPMTLSLQSIPLHHQIQTQARIAPDSPAPAQTPPLHTLPDMSQSPLPHHPMSCAPADFLNVTADMNSEVDALDPSIMDFALQGNIWEEMKDDSFNLDTLGAFSNSPLQLSDCDLGTAGLTPVSSGSDYSFSDLQVTGLYTTYATLDNVASSQYMNGQGNKPIALL
- the FOXN4 gene encoding forkhead box protein N4 isoform X2; the protein is MIESDITSMMPGIIRNSGQNHHPLPQEYRLLASAPSQLSEDLPSDLQSLSWLTSVDVPRLQQMASGRMDFSISSQESMLQQTGPVSGNMHATGAPGAMIQVQASLPQGILGLNTITSHGANMSQYTVGGQPSPSLQSQHPLYPVPHSQRVFAIAQNAQQCNSAAIYNASYGPHPQYSQPRLAPHTAQEVHPKHYPKPIYSYSCLIAMALKNSKTGSLPVSEIYGFMKEHFPYFKTAPDGWKNSVRHNLSLNKCFEKVENKMSGTSRKGCLWALNPAKIDKMEEEMQKWKRKDLAAIHRSMANPEELDKLITDRPENCRRSSKLAESEVSTLTHMTAAQGRISISKLQPQPMTLSLQSIPLHHQIQTQARIAPDSPAPAQTPPLHTLPDMSQSPLPHHPMSCAPADFLNVTADMNSEVDALDPSIMDFALQEPNNRSHQTNGDHMPFLETLAMPTPF
- the FOXN4 gene encoding forkhead box protein N4 isoform X1; amino-acid sequence: MIESDITSMMPGIIRNSGQNHHPLPQEYRLLASAPSQLSEDLPSDLQSLSWLTSVDVPRLQQMASGRMDFSISSQESMLQQTGPVSGNMHATGAPGAMIQVQASLPQGILGLNTITSHGANMSQYTVGGQPSPSLQSQHPLYPVPHSQRVFAIAQNAQQCNSAAIYNASYGPHPQYSQPRLAPHTAQEVHPKHYPKPIYSYSCLIAMALKNSKTGSLPVSEIYGFMKEHFPYFKTAPDGWKNSVRHNLSLNKCFEKVENKMSGTSRKGCLWALNPAKIDKMEEEMQKWKRKDLAAIHRSMANPEELDKLITDRPENCRRSSKLAESEVSTLTHMTAAQGRISISKLQPQPMTLSLQSIPLHHQIQTQARIAPDSPAPAQTPPLHTLPDMSQSPLPHHPMSCAPADFLNVTADMNSEVDALDPSIMDFALQGNIWEEMKDDSFNLDTLGAFSNSPLQLSDCDLGTAGLTPVSSGSDYSFSDLQVTGLYTTYATLDNVASSQYMNGQGNKPIALL